ATCCCCGTCGCCCGGATGATGGAGGCCGAGAGCCAGAAGCTCCTCCAGATGGAGTCGCGGCTCCGCCGCCGCGTCGTCGGCCAGGACGAGGCCGTCACCGCGATCTCCGACGCCGTCCGCCGCGCGCGCGCCGGCCTCTCCGACCCGAACCGGCCCGTCGGCTCGTTCATTTTCCTGGGCCCGACGGGCGTCGGGAAGACCGAGCTCTCCCGCGCGCTGGCCGAGTTCCTGTTCGACGACGAGAACGCGATGGTGCGGCTCGACATGTCGGAGTACATGGAGAAGCACTCGGTCGCGCGGATGATCGGCGCGCCGCCGGGATACGTCGGCTACGAGGAGGGAGGGCAGCTCACGGAGGCGGTGCGGCGCCGCCCCTACAGCGTGATCCTCTTCGACGAGATCGAGAAGGCGCACCCGGAGGTCTTCAACATCCTGCTCCAGGTGCTCGACGACGGGCGCCTGACCGACGGCAAGGGGCGCAACGTCGATTTCCGCAACGCGGTCATCATCATGACTTCGAACATCGGCTCGGAATGGATCCACGAGTACGCCGACCGCGACGAGGCCGAGATGAAGGCGAAGGTCACGGAGGCGCTCACCCGCCACTTCCGGCCCGAGTTCCTCAACCGGATCGACGACGTCGTCGTGTTCCACCGGCTCCGGGAGGAGGAGATCGAGCGGATCGTCGAGATCCAGCTCGCCCGGCTCGTCCGGACGCTCGAGGGGCGCGGCCTGCGTCTGACGTGGACCCCGGAGGCCGCGAAATGGCTCGCGAAGAAGGGATACGACCCGGTGTACGGGGCGCGTCCTTTGAAGCGCGCCATCCAGAAATCGGTCCAGGACGCTCTCGCGAAGATGGTGCTCGGCGGACAGCTCACCGGGAAGGCGACGATCGAGATGGCCGTCGCCTCCGACGGGGAGTCGCTTGCCTTCACCGAGATCCCCGGCACGGCCGCAACCGAACCGGCCGCCGAACCGGCTTCGGCGGCCATCTCATAACCCGTCAATCACAGGAGGTAGAGAAATGAACGGAATGACACGATGGGATCCCTTTCAGGAGCTTCAGAGCTGGGGCGAGCGGATGAGCCGCCTCATCGGCACGGAGCGGATGCCGGCGCGCGCGCGCGGCACCGACGAGGAGAACCTCTCTTACGGGACCTGGATGCCCCCCGTCGACATCGTCGAGGGGAAGGACAAGATCCAGCTCAAGGTCGAGCTCCCCGGATTCAAGGAAGATCAGGTGAACCTCACGGTCGAGGACGGGCTCCTCACGATCCGCGGCGAGCGCAAGTTCAACCGCGAGAGCAACGAGCAGAACTACCACCGGATCGAGCGCTCCTACGGGACGTTCGTGCGGTCCTTCACGCTCCCGAACAGCGTCGAGCAGAACCGGATCCAGGCGACGTTCTCCGACGGGATCCTGAACATCGACATGCCCAAGCGCGAGGAGACGAAGCCGAAACAGATCCCGATCAAGGCCGGAAGCGCCGAGACCGGATCGGGCACGGGACGCAAGAAGGAAATCGACGTCCACAAAGCTTAGTCCGAAGCGCTCACGACCGTGAGCGCCCGGTCGATTCGCTTCGGCGACGTTGGCCCGGAATTCTGAAGATGACACCTCGGTTTTCCGGGACATGAGAGAACGACGCAGGAATCCCGGGGCGGCGGCCGTCGCGGTCGCCGCCCTTTCTCTTGCTTCTTCGGTGTTCGCGGCCACTCCTCCGATCCGGCGCAACGCCGTCGTCGCGGTCGTCGAGAAGGTCTCCCCCGCCGTCGTGAACATCTCCGCCGAGCAGACGGTGAGGCGGCAGCCGACCTTCTTCGACCAGTTCTTCGGCGAGTTCGACGCCGGCCCGCGCCGCTACAAGACGAAGTCGCTCGGCTCCGGAACGATCATCAACGCGGGCGGCGTCATCCTCACCAACGACCACGTCGTCTCGGGAGCGTCGAAGATCATCGCGACGACCAAGAGCGGCCAGGAATACGAGTGCGACGTCGTGGGAGCCGACCAGGACAACGACCTCGCGGTCCTGCGGATCCGCGGCGCGAAGCCGGGCCTTCCCACGATCCCGATGGGGACCTCCTCGGACCTGATGATCGGCGAGACCGTCATCGCGATCGGGAACCCGTTCGGGCTTTCGAACACCGTGACGGCGGGCGTCGTCTCCGCGGTCGGGCGCACGGTTCCCGAGGAGAACCGGGAGCGGGTCTTCACCGATTTCATCCAGACGGACGCGTCGATCAACCCGGGCAATTCCGGGGGGCCGCTCGTCAACGTCGACGGGCAGCTCATCGGGATCAACACGGCGATCGTCGGCGGCGCCTCGGGGATCGGGTTCGCCATCCCGGTCGACCGCGCGAAGCGGATCGTCGACGATCTCCTGCACTACGGCTCGGTGCGGCCGGTCTGGATCGGCGTCCGGGGGCGCACGGCGTCGTCGCGTTTGGCGGGAGAGGGAAAGCCGGTCGGCTATCGGGTGACGCACGTCGAGCCGGGCTCCCCCGCCGCGCGCGCGGGAATCGCGAAGAACGACGTGATCGTCTCGATCGACAACCGGCCCGTCGAGACGAAGAACGACCTCGACACGATCCTCTCGAGCGTCACGCCCGGAAAGCTCATCACGGTGTCGGTGCGCGCGGGAAACGGCGCCCGGAAGCTTCCGCTGCGCGTGTCGGAGCCGCCGGCGGGGCTCTGGGCGAGGCTCCTGCGCGACGAGGTCGGGATCCAGGTCACGCCCGCGCGGGGCGCCCTTCGAATCAGCCGGGTGTTCCGCGGCTCGCCCGCCGACCGCGCGGGGCTCGCGGCCGGCGACTACCTCGTGGGATTGAACGGCAGCGACGTCCGGAGCGAGAAGGAAGCCGAGACGATCCTGAACCGCGACTTCAGCCGGACGACGCTGTTGATGACTGTCCAGCGCGGCGGCTGGCAGTACACGTTGACGTTTCCCCTCGCTTAGGGAACGCGCGGCCATACGCGCCGTTATACGGGTCCGTCGGGCCTGCCGGCGGCTAGACGTACGTTTTCAGTACGCCTTCGCCGCCGGCCAGACCCGCCGAACCCGCCTTCCAGCACGTCTGGCCGCGCGCCGGCAATTGACATCGTGGACCGATCTTTACGCTCGCGTCTCCCCGCGCCTCGGCAGATTGACCGTCGAATCTGTTCTCGTCACTGAAACGAAAGCGACGGCGCCGCTCGTCCCATGAACCATTCGAGGCCGCGGCGCTGGCTGCGATCCGTCACCTGGAACGGCACTCGTGTGCGACCGAAAACGCCTCGAGGCGCGGCCAGACGTGGTGAAAGACGGACGCGGGCACCCGGCCGGCGCGCCGAGGCGTACCGTTGGCGTACGTTGAGCGCCGGCGGCCGGGTGCCCGCGTTCGTATAGCGCCGCGTATGGTACGCGCCAGCTACAACTCGGAGACGACGATCCCCGCGATCACCAGCGCTCCGCCGGCATAACCGCGAACTCCGAGGCGCTCCCCCAGGATCACCGCCGCGAAGATTGCGGCCCACACCGGCTCGAGGGCGAAGATGACCGCGGCGCGCGTCGCCGAGAGCCGGGCCTGCGCCCAGTTCTGCACCGTGAACGTCCCGATCGTCGCGAAGAGCGTCATGTAGGCGACCGCGATCAGGAAGCCGCGGTCGAAGACGAACGGCTTCGCCTCGAACGACGCCGCGGCGAGGGCCGGCCGGGCGAGTTTCAGCCACAGCGAGGCGGCGGCGAGCGTCGCCGACGCGGCGATCATCTGCCGCGCGGTGTAGAGGAAGGCGTCGTGGCGCGGAGACCGCACCTCGTTCTCGACGAAATAGACGGCGAAGAGGACGGCGCACGCGAGCACCATCAGGTCGCCGCGGTTGACGCCGCCGCCGTCGGCCGGCCACGAGAGCATCGCGAACCCGGCCGTCGCGAGCGCGACGCCGGCGAGCACCGTCCGCCCGGGAGCCCGGCGCGTCCGGACGAGGGCGACGACCGGCGTGAGGACCACCGACAGCCCCGTGATGAATGCCGTCTTCGACGCGGAAGTTTCCGTCTGCCCCACGATCTGGGCGCCCATCCCGAGGGCCAGCAGCGCTCCCATTCCGATGCTGTCCCGCCAGATCCGCGGCGTGGCCGCCCGGCCGAGCGTCGCGGCATTCAAAACGAGCGCCGCGAGGACGAAACGCGACGCGACGTACCCGAGCGGCGGCTCCCGCCCGAGCACTTCGGCGTTGACGATGAAGGTCGTGCCCCAGACGACGGTCACCGCGACGAGCGCGAACGCCGCCGGCCACGAGTGCTTTTCGGCCGAAATGGTCGAGGAGTTCACGGCGGCGCGATCGTATCCTCCTTCGCCAAGGCTTCGGAGGATCTGGAGAATCCTCCGTAGCTCGCAAGAGCGGAGGAGGATAAGATCGCGCTCGCGCGGCCGGCGCGGATGTCGCGCCCGCGGCCCGGTCGCGCGGTCCGCCCTGGGCACGCGCCGGCGGGTCATCGGCGAAATTGGCAGGCCGCCGCTCTGCGATTTCAGCGCGAGAAGGGTCGACATGAACGTCTGGCGTGGACCAGCGCCGAAAATCGACGGCCCCCAGGCGGACCGCGGAACCGTTCCGCCGGCGAATCCGCGGGCAGACGCTCGCCGGAGAGACCGCTGGCGCGCGCCGGTCGTCGACCGACGCGGACGATCCGTCTCATGAGCGTTCGCGTCCGCTTCGCCCCGTCCCCCACGGGAAGCCTCCACGTCGGCGGCGCGCGCACGGCGCTCTACAACTTCCTCTTCGCACGGCACCACGGCGGGACGCACGTCCTGCGGATCGAGGACACGGACGTCGAGCGCTCGCGGACCGAGCTGACGGACCAGATTCTTCGGTCGCTCGAATGGCTGAGAATCCGCTGGGACGAAGGGCCGATTCACCAGTCGGACCGGATGGACCTCTATCGCGCGCGCGCCGACGCGCTGCTCGACTCGGGCAAGGCTTACCGCTGCTTCTGCACGCCCGAGGAGCTCGACCTCGATCGGAAGAAGGCCGAAGCGGAGAAGCGCGCCTACCAGTATTCGAAGAAATGCCGGCCGCTCGACGCGGGAGACGCCGGACGCCGCGCCGGCCCGGGGGAGAAATTCGTCGTCCGCCTCCGCGTCGGCCCCGAGCCGATCGTCGTCGACGACCTGATCCGGGGCCGCGTCGAGTTCCCCGCCGGGGCGACGGACGATTTCGTCCTCGTCCGTTCCGGCGGCCATCCCCTCTATCACTTCACGGTCTGCGTCGACGACGTCGACATGAGGATCACGCACGTCATCCGCGGCGACGACCACCTCGCCAACACCCCCAAGCACGTCGCGCTCTTCGCGGCTCTCGGCGCGCCGGTCCCGCAGTTCGCGCATCTCGGGATGATCTACGGGACGGACCGGAAGAAATTGTCCAAGCGCCACGGCGCCGCGTCCGTCGAGGAGTGGCGCGACGCCGGCGTCTTCCCGGAGGCTCTCGTCAACTTCCTGGCGCTCCTCGGATGGTCGCCGGGAGACGACCGGGAAATCATGACGCTGGAAGAGATGATCCGGGACTTCTCGCTCGACCGCGTCGGAGCGTCCCCGTCCGTTTTCGACCCGGAGAAACTCCTCTGGATGAACTCGAAGTATCTCGCCGCGATGACGCCGGCCGAGCTCTTCCTGCGTCTCGACGTGGACGGAGCCGAGCTCCCCCCCGAGCCGGCCGCGCTCGCCGCGATCGAGCTCCACCGCGAGCGCTCGCGCACGCTGACGGAGCTCCGCGCGAGCCTCGCCGACTACACGGCCGATCCCTCCGAATACGACGCGGCCGGGCTGAAGAAGAACGTCGGTCCCGACACGCCGTCGCTCCTCGCGTCGCTCGCCGAGCGATTCTCGGCCCTCGCCGACTTCCGGAAGGAGGCGCTCGAGGCCACGCTCCGCGAGCTCGCGGCGGAGAAGGGGACGTCCGCCGGCAAGCTCATCCACCCGCTGCGGCTCGCGGCGACGGGAAAGACCGTCGGCGCTCCCCTCTTCGACGTGCTGGAGCTCCTGGGGAAGGAAACGGCCCTGCGGAGGATCGAAGCGTTCCTCAGGAAGATCGAAGTCGCCGTCTGAGCGCATGCGCGCCGTCCGCCTGACGTCTCCGGGAGCGCGTCTGCGCGACGAAGAGCGGGCCGTCCCCGAACCGGCGCCCGGAGAGATCGTGATCGAGATCCGCGCCGCCGGCATCTGCCACACGGACGCCCATTACCGGAGGGACCCGGGCCGCGCGCGGCTTCCCGTGACTCCCGGCCACGAGATCGCCGGGGTGGTCGTCGAGAAAGCGGCGGGCGTCGAGCTCCCCTCGCCCGGCGACCGCGTCGCCGTCCATTACCTCGTCGGATGCGGAGCCTGCGCGGACTGCCGCGCGGGGCGGGAACGCTTCTGCCCGCGCGCCGAGATGATCGGCAAGGAGCGGGACGGGGGCTACGCGGAGATGATCGCCATCCCCGCGGAAAACGCGATCCCGGTCCCGGACGGCGTTTCGTTCGACGAGGCGGCCGTCATGATGTGCTCGTCGGCGACCGCGCTCCATGCGCTCCGGCTCGCGGAGATTCGACCCGGAGAGAGCGTGCTGGTTTCGGGATTCGGAGGGCTCGGAGCATCCGCGGTGCAGCTGGCGGGCGTCCTGGGAGCGGGGGCGGTCATCGTGTCCGACGTCGTTCCCGCGAAACTTTCGGCCGCGCGGGACTTCGGCGCCCACCCTCTCGACGCGTCGGCCGCGGACTTTGCCGAGTCGGTTGCCGGCGCGGCCGGAGGCCGGGGACCCGACGTCGCCCTCGACTTCGCCGGTACGCCCGCGTCGCGGTCCGCCGCCCTGCGCGCGCTCGCCCCGGGCGGAAGACTCGTGATCGTCGCTCTCGACGCGCGCCCCTTTTCCTTCGATCCCTACCGGGACGTCCTCTCGCGCGAGCGGCGGATCATCGGATGCTCCGACCACACGCGCGCGGACCTGCGCGACCTGATGGAATTCGCGGCCGCGGGGAAGATCGACCCGTCGCGGGCCATCACGCGCCGCGTTCCGCTCGAGGCTGCGGCAATCGATCGCGTCCTCGACGAGCTCGAGGCGGGGACGGGGCACCTTCGGTCCGTCATTCTTCCCGCCGGCTGAACGGGACGCTCCTACGCGCCGCCGGGTTCGATCACGGCGCCCGTCGCGTCCCCTTCGATCGCCTCGACGAACGCCCGCGCGACCGCGGCTGCCGGCGTGCCTCCCTCCGCCCGATGCCCCATCCTCCTCAGCGTCTCGGCGACCCACCCGGGGGAGACGGCGTTGATCCGGATCCCGCGCGGGAGCTCGAGCGCTGCCGCGGCGACGAAGGCCTCGACTCCGGCATTGGCGACCGAGATCGCAGCCCCGCCGGGAGACGGGCGGCGCGCGAGCGTCCCCGACGTCAGCGCGAACGATCCGCGATCCGCGACGAAGCGGATCCCGAGACGGACCATGTTGATCTGCCCGAGCAGCTTGTGATGAAGCGTGAACCGGAAGTCTTCCTCCGACAGCTCGGAGAGCGGCCGGAACCTGGTCGCGCCGGCCGCGCAGACGACGGCGTCGACCCGGCCGACCTTTTCGTAGAGGCGGACGATCGAGGAAGAATCCTGAAGATCGACGGTCAACGGGCCGCTGCGGTGGGCGACCGGAAGGACCTCGTGACGATCTTCCAATGCCGCCACGACGGCGCGGCCGATCGTGCCCGTGGCGCCGACGACGAGGACTCTCACTTCAGGCCGTCGACGAGGTACAGGGTCGAGAGGATCCGGGTCACGCCGTAGGCATACGACTTCCCGTCCATGACGACGATGACCGGCGCGATCCCGGTGATTCCGGCCGAATCGGGTGCGTTGATCGTCTTCCAGAGCTCGCGCTTTCCGGTCGCGAGGTCCACACGGTAGACGGGAGCCGAGCTTCCTCCGCGGAGATAGACGTAGACCGCCCGTCCGTCGGTCGACCACCCCGCCGGATACTCGCGGGGCGCCGACCCGGGGACGGGAACCGGGGCTCCTCCCGTCATCGAATAGATCGCCGGGCGAAAGTCGGCGGCGAGACCGAGCATCCGTTTGCCGTCGGGCGACGTGGGCGTATAGCTCGTGAACGGAATTCCCTCGTCGCTGATCGGGCGGGTCGCGCCGGTCTGAGAGTCCACGACGAAATATCGAGGGCCGTGCCCTTTCTCGGCCCCCCGCACCACGAGCCGCATCGAGCCGGAGACGAACTGCGGGGAGCTGACGTTGACGAGCGAAGTCTGGACGACGCGCGGCTTCCCCGCGGCCGTCGGGAACAGCGAGATCTTCGTGGCGTCGAGACCGTATCCCGCCGCCCAGGCGGAATCCGAGGAGAACCCTCCCGCGCCGCCGGGCCCCAGCAGGATGGGCGCGGAGCCGTCCGTCTTCCGGATGTAGAGCGACCCGCTCTGGCCGCCGCCCTCCCCCGTCTCGTCGAAGACCACGAGCTTCCCGTCCATCGAAAGCCCGTTCAGGCCGCTCCAGTCGAGACCCGAGAGGTCCCTCTCCCGGGTTTCCCCGGGCGCCATGGCGAACGCGCTCGCGCGCTGGTCCTCCTGCTCGACGAGAGCCCGGCCGTCTTTCGCGATGTCATACAGCGTCAGGGTCGCGGGAACGCGGTGGATCACCCGCATGCGGCCGCCGGGTGTGACCGCGCAGAGCGACCGCGCGTTTCCTTCCGACGTTCCGGTGAACCAGATCTCCTTGCCGTCGGGCCGCCAGGCGAGCCCCTGCACGGTCGAGAAGCCGGAGGCGAGCGTCTTCGGGTTCCGCCCGTCGACCGGGACGAGGACGACCGAGCCGCCGTCTCCCGCCGACGCGTGGTCGAGGAATGCGATCCACTTTCCGTCGGGCGAGAACCGCGGATGGCTCACCCACCCCTGCGATGCGTAGAGGAGATGATCGTCGGGATAGAAGAGGTCCGCGTGCCCGCCGACGTCCCGGACGACGGCGAGCCCCTTGCCGTCCGGCGACCAGTCGGCGAAGGAAACCCCGGATTCGATGTCCCGCGGCGAGCCGCCGGAGAGCGGAGCTCTCCCGAGCGTCCCCTGGATCTGGAGTGTCGTGACCTGGATCGGATCGCGCGCGAGAGCGAGCTCGCTCTGCGAGGAGATTCCCAGGAGAAATGCCGCCGGAAGGTCGAGAGGCGACGACAGCAGGTTGTCCGCCCGCACGGCGTACAGGTGGGAGGGCTGTCCGTCCCACGCGGCGCCGTAGACGATCGAACCCCCGTCGGGCGTGAACCGCGCTCCCCAGATCGCGCCGCGCTGGAACGTGAGTCGCCGGAAGACCGGACCGGGCGAAGGTTTTCGAGGAAGGAAAAGAGCGACAGCGAGCGCGGCCGCGAGGAGCAGCGCGGCAGTCGTCGCGGCGATCGCGCGCCGCCGGAGGCTCCGGACCCGGCCGATCGGAATGGCGCCGCCCACACCGGCCTGGAGCGACGCCGACGTTTCCGTCAGATGGTCGCGGAGGCTTTTCAAGTCCCGCGCGAGGTCCTTCGTCGATGCGAAACGGTCTTCGGCGTCCTTGGCGAGGCAGCGCTCGACGATCCACCGGAGCGGCGCGGGGACACGCGTGGTGACGGCGGAGATGGGCTCCGGCTCCTCGCGGATGATCGCCGTCAGCGTCTCGGCGGAGCTCCCTCGCTCGAACGCGCGCTTCCCGGTCGCCATCTCGTAGACCATCGACCCGAACGAGAACTGGTCGGAACGGAAGTCGACGGGACGGCCCACGGCTTGCTCCGGCGACATGTAGCCGACGGTGCCCATCACCGTTCCGGGAGCCGTGCCCGTCTGCGTCGGGAGCTCGGAGGAATCTGATCCGCGCCGGCCCGTCTGCCGCGCGAGCCCGAAGTCGAGGACCTTGACGTAGCCGTCCTTCGAGACGATGACGTTCTCGGGCTTCAAATCCCGGTGGACGATCCCGGAGTCGTGCGCCTTCGCGAGCGCCTCGGCGAGCTGGGTCGAGACGTCGAGGAGCTTGCGGATCCCGACGGGGCCGTCCTCGAGGAGCCCCCGCAGCGTCCGTCCTTCGACGAGCTCCATGGCGATGAACGCCCGGCCGTCGGCGGTCCCGATCTCGTGGACGACGACGATGCCGGGGTGGTTCAAGGCGGAGGCGGCTCGCGCTTCCTGCTCGAACCGGGCGAGCCGCTCGCGGTCCTCGGAAAATTCCTCCGGAAGCACTTTGAGCGCGACCTCGCGGCCGAGCCGCGGGTCCCGCGCCCGATAGACCTCCCCCATGCCGCCCGACCCGAGGGCCGCGACGATCTCGTACGGGCCGACCTTCATGCCGGGACCGAGCGTCATGATCGCCTCGGCGAGAGGACCTCGTAAGGCCCGACCTTCGTTCCATGGGACAGGGGCATCGGTGGGAAGAGTCTACCGGAAGTGCGCGCGGCTCACCGGTCGCGGGTCTTCGACGGAGCGGGCTTGTACGACTCGCTCATCTTCCGAAGCTTCCCGATCGTCTCCCGCAGGACGCCGACGGCGGCGGGGATCTCCCGGCCGTAGAGCTTCATCTCCGCCTCGCAATCCGTCATCCCGTAGACGGCGGCGTCGTTCTCGAGGCGGTTTCGCTCGAACTCCAGCCTCTCGACGAGCTCGTCGATCTCCGAGCGCAGCACGTACGAGAGATCGCGCTCGCCGAGGTACCGGCCGCACTGCGGGCAGTGGACCGTGACGTACCCTTCCGACGGCTCGTCGACGATGAACTGCCGCTCGCAGCGCGGGCACTCGAAGACTTCCGGAAGCACGAAAAGATTGTCCGCCCGCCCCCGCGGCGAAAGCAACTGTCCTTCGAAAAATTTCCCGTCGATTCCCGCTTGACAAATGCGAACGGTCGTGTTCCGGAGAACGGTCGTCCGGCGAGCTCAGCGGCCCGCCGCGCCGAGCCGGCCCGCAATTACCCGCCGGACTTTTTCGGGCGGTATCCGTCGGCAGCCAGCAACCCGAGCACCGTCTCGACGTGGTCGCCCTGGATCTCGATCGCTCCGTCCTTGACGGTCCCGCCCGCGCCGCACCGCGCCTTGAGCTCTTTCGCCAGCGCCGCCAGGACCTTCTCGCCCCCTTCGACGCCGGTCACGAGCGTGATCGTCTTGCCCGCTCGCCCCGCCGACGTCCGGGAGACGCGGACGCGCTGCTGTGCGAGCACAGCGGCGACGTCCTCTTTCTTCGCGCACGCGCACGAGCCGGCCGGCCAGCCGCACCGAGGACACCGGTTGCCGCTACCCCCGGGGCCGGAATAATACACGGTTTCATCGGAGCGTTTCATCGGCAGCACGACTAGGCCGCCGGCGGGTCGTTCGCGCCCGTATTCGCTCGAGCGATCGTCCGCGCCTCCCCTAGAGTTCGCCGACCCGGCGGAAATACTCCGCAAACGCCATCATCCCCCCGCGCGCCTGCTGCCAGTCATAGTTCTCGTTCGGCGCATGGTAGCCGTGCTCCGGGAGCGAGAGGCCGAGGAAGTAGACCGGGGCCTTCAGCACGCTCTCCATGGAAAGCACCGCGCCGATCGACCCGCCTTCGCGAACGAACACGGGCTCCTTGCCGAACGCGAACTTCATCGAGGCCTTGATCGCGTCGGCGTAGGGCCCCGTCGTCTTCGCGCTGTAGCCCGGCAGCGCGTGCTCGGACCAGACCTCGACGTCCGGATTCTTCGACTTGACGAAGTCCTTGACCAGTTTCGCGATCTTCTTCGGCTTCATGTTCGGAACGAGCCGGCACGACACGATCGCGGTGGCGCTCGGAGGGATGATGGTCTTCACGCCGGGGCCCGTGTAGCCCCCGGCGATGCCGTGGACCTCGAAGGTCGGCATCATCCAGATCCGCTTCATCACTTCGAGGGGATCGTCGACGCGGAGCGACTTCAGCAGATGGTCCTTCTTGAACTCGCGCGTCGTGAAGCCGGACTTCTTCATGTCCTCCAGCTCCTGTTTCGTCGGCTTGACCACGTCGTCGTAGAACCCCGGGATCTTCACCCGTCCCGTCTTCGCGTCCATGCACTGGGAAATCAGCTCGCAGATCTCCGCCTGCGGGTTGCGGGCGGCGCCCCCCGCGGTCCCCGAGTGCTGGTCCGTCTCCCCCGTGCGCAGCGTGAAGCGGAAACCCTGCAAACCGCGGAGACCGGCCGGACACGCCGGATGCTTGCGAGAAACCCACACGGTGTCGCAGACGACGATCGAGCCGGTCGCGAAGTCGGCGGCATGGTCCCGGATCGTCGACTCGAAGTGCGGCGAGCCGATCTCCTCCTCGAGCTCCCAGAGGAAGTCGATGTTGACGCGCGCGCCGTTGTCGGCGGCGTACTTGGCGCCGAAGAGGGCCGAGATCGCCGGTCCCTTGTCGTCGGTCGTCCCCCGCCCGAAATACGTGTCCCCTTCGCGCGTGAAGCGAAACG
Above is a window of Thermoanaerobaculia bacterium DNA encoding:
- a CDS encoding DMT family transporter, which encodes MNSSTISAEKHSWPAAFALVAVTVVWGTTFIVNAEVLGREPPLGYVASRFVLAALVLNAATLGRAATPRIWRDSIGMGALLALGMGAQIVGQTETSASKTAFITGLSVVLTPVVALVRTRRAPGRTVLAGVALATAGFAMLSWPADGGGVNRGDLMVLACAVLFAVYFVENEVRSPRHDAFLYTARQMIAASATLAAASLWLKLARPALAAASFEAKPFVFDRGFLIAVAYMTLFATIGTFTVQNWAQARLSATRAAVIFALEPVWAAIFAAVILGERLGVRGYAGGALVIAGIVVSEL
- a CDS encoding protein kinase, with the translated sequence MTLGPGMKVGPYEIVAALGSGGMGEVYRARDPRLGREVALKVLPEEFSEDRERLARFEQEARAASALNHPGIVVVHEIGTADGRAFIAMELVEGRTLRGLLEDGPVGIRKLLDVSTQLAEALAKAHDSGIVHRDLKPENVIVSKDGYVKVLDFGLARQTGRRGSDSSELPTQTGTAPGTVMGTVGYMSPEQAVGRPVDFRSDQFSFGSMVYEMATGKRAFERGSSAETLTAIIREEPEPISAVTTRVPAPLRWIVERCLAKDAEDRFASTKDLARDLKSLRDHLTETSASLQAGVGGAIPIGRVRSLRRRAIAATTAALLLAAALAVALFLPRKPSPGPVFRRLTFQRGAIWGARFTPDGGSIVYGAAWDGQPSHLYAVRADNLLSSPLDLPAAFLLGISSQSELALARDPIQVTTLQIQGTLGRAPLSGGSPRDIESGVSFADWSPDGKGLAVVRDVGGHADLFYPDDHLLYASQGWVSHPRFSPDGKWIAFLDHASAGDGGSVVLVPVDGRNPKTLASGFSTVQGLAWRPDGKEIWFTGTSEGNARSLCAVTPGGRMRVIHRVPATLTLYDIAKDGRALVEQEDQRASAFAMAPGETRERDLSGLDWSGLNGLSMDGKLVVFDETGEGGGQSGSLYIRKTDGSAPILLGPGGAGGFSSDSAWAAGYGLDATKISLFPTAAGKPRVVQTSLVNVSSPQFVSGSMRLVVRGAEKGHGPRYFVVDSQTGATRPISDEGIPFTSYTPTSPDGKRMLGLAADFRPAIYSMTGGAPVPVPGSAPREYPAGWSTDGRAVYVYLRGGSSAPVYRVDLATGKRELWKTINAPDSAGITGIAPVIVVMDGKSYAYGVTRILSTLYLVDGLK
- a CDS encoding trypsin-like peptidase domain-containing protein; translation: MRERRRNPGAAAVAVAALSLASSVFAATPPIRRNAVVAVVEKVSPAVVNISAEQTVRRQPTFFDQFFGEFDAGPRRYKTKSLGSGTIINAGGVILTNDHVVSGASKIIATTKSGQEYECDVVGADQDNDLAVLRIRGAKPGLPTIPMGTSSDLMIGETVIAIGNPFGLSNTVTAGVVSAVGRTVPEENRERVFTDFIQTDASINPGNSGGPLVNVDGQLIGINTAIVGGASGIGFAIPVDRAKRIVDDLLHYGSVRPVWIGVRGRTASSRLAGEGKPVGYRVTHVEPGSPAARAGIAKNDVIVSIDNRPVETKNDLDTILSSVTPGKLITVSVRAGNGARKLPLRVSEPPAGLWARLLRDEVGIQVTPARGALRISRVFRGSPADRAGLAAGDYLVGLNGSDVRSEKEAETILNRDFSRTTLLMTVQRGGWQYTLTFPLA
- a CDS encoding alcohol dehydrogenase catalytic domain-containing protein, whose translation is MRAVRLTSPGARLRDEERAVPEPAPGEIVIEIRAAGICHTDAHYRRDPGRARLPVTPGHEIAGVVVEKAAGVELPSPGDRVAVHYLVGCGACADCRAGRERFCPRAEMIGKERDGGYAEMIAIPAENAIPVPDGVSFDEAAVMMCSSATALHALRLAEIRPGESVLVSGFGGLGASAVQLAGVLGAGAVIVSDVVPAKLSAARDFGAHPLDASAADFAESVAGAAGGRGPDVALDFAGTPASRSAALRALAPGGRLVIVALDARPFSFDPYRDVLSRERRIIGCSDHTRADLRDLMEFAAAGKIDPSRAITRRVPLEAAAIDRVLDELEAGTGHLRSVILPAG
- the gltX gene encoding glutamate--tRNA ligase, which encodes MSVRVRFAPSPTGSLHVGGARTALYNFLFARHHGGTHVLRIEDTDVERSRTELTDQILRSLEWLRIRWDEGPIHQSDRMDLYRARADALLDSGKAYRCFCTPEELDLDRKKAEAEKRAYQYSKKCRPLDAGDAGRRAGPGEKFVVRLRVGPEPIVVDDLIRGRVEFPAGATDDFVLVRSGGHPLYHFTVCVDDVDMRITHVIRGDDHLANTPKHVALFAALGAPVPQFAHLGMIYGTDRKKLSKRHGAASVEEWRDAGVFPEALVNFLALLGWSPGDDREIMTLEEMIRDFSLDRVGASPSVFDPEKLLWMNSKYLAAMTPAELFLRLDVDGAELPPEPAALAAIELHRERSRTLTELRASLADYTADPSEYDAAGLKKNVGPDTPSLLASLAERFSALADFRKEALEATLRELAAEKGTSAGKLIHPLRLAATGKTVGAPLFDVLELLGKETALRRIEAFLRKIEVAV
- a CDS encoding short chain dehydrogenase, which gives rise to MRVLVVGATGTIGRAVVAALEDRHEVLPVAHRSGPLTVDLQDSSSIVRLYEKVGRVDAVVCAAGATRFRPLSELSEEDFRFTLHHKLLGQINMVRLGIRFVADRGSFALTSGTLARRPSPGGAAISVANAGVEAFVAAAALELPRGIRINAVSPGWVAETLRRMGHRAEGGTPAAAVARAFVEAIEGDATGAVIEPGGA
- a CDS encoding stress response translation initiation inhibitor YciH, with the translated sequence MKRSDETVYYSGPGGSGNRCPRCGWPAGSCACAKKEDVAAVLAQQRVRVSRTSAGRAGKTITLVTGVEGGEKVLAALAKELKARCGAGGTVKDGAIEIQGDHVETVLGLLAADGYRPKKSGG
- a CDS encoding Hsp20/alpha crystallin family protein; translated protein: MNGMTRWDPFQELQSWGERMSRLIGTERMPARARGTDEENLSYGTWMPPVDIVEGKDKIQLKVELPGFKEDQVNLTVEDGLLTIRGERKFNRESNEQNYHRIERSYGTFVRSFTLPNSVEQNRIQATFSDGILNIDMPKREETKPKQIPIKAGSAETGSGTGRKKEIDVHKA